CTGATTGGTGTGGAGATAAGTTGGATAGAAGGAGCACAACTGGTTATGTGTTTCAGTTTCAAGGAGCTCCAATCTCTTGGATTTCTAAGAAACAACCAGTAGTAGCTCTTTCATCCTGTGAAGCAGAGTATATAGCTGGTTGCTATGCTGCCTGTCAAGCTGTTTGGATCGATTCCTTATTGAATGAACTGGGTGTGAACATTCAAAGACCAATCATGCTGATGATAGACAACAAGTCAGCCATCAATCTTGCAAAAAATCCAGTGTCTCATGGCAGAAGTAAGCATATTAAGACACAGTTTCACTATATCAGAGAACAAGTGGGAAAGGGGAAACTACATTTGGCTCACTGCAGCACTGAAGAGCAGATTGTAGATATTCTAACTAAAGCTGTGAAACCAGATCAGTTTGTAAGACTGAGGGGAGAGTTAGGTGTTGTAAGTTTTGATAGTTTGAATTAAGGGGAAGTGTTGTGGTTAATTCAAACTAGAGTTGTGTGTGGTTAGTTGTAGTATGGTCACCTAACCTGTGGCTTGAGTTAGTTGTGAGACTCAAGTTAATTGATGTGAAGTGTTAGCCTATACACTATAAATAGATAGGTACtgttatgaataaaaaaaagagaTCAATTTTCCCCTATCTTCTATTTTCCTATCTGTTAACTTTCTGCACTATTCACTTTTGCAATAACAATCAAAACAATCAAGGCCACTATTGAAAAGAAAGATAAGCTTAATTttatagaaaaatatttttatatgagAGCATAAGAATAAATTATAATCGTTagattcaaaagaaaaaataaataataattaaagaaTGACGTGGGGCTAACTCTCTTGGGAAGAGTTTTTCATCCACATGACTCGAACCTAAGAATTTATTTAAGAGAAATCAATCATGTACTACTTAAACCAATTACTCATTGGATATGAAAATTGTTGTTGCTTAGAAACCTAAAATGTGCTACATTTAAAATAGTCTTTAATAAAGTACAATGAACAAAACTACATAAAAAAGAAACTAAGAATGAGTCTCACTacttaaaacttaaaagcaACTTGAAGTGAAAGATTTGTATAGAATAACTAAAAAATCTTTAATAGCGTCATTGACAAAGTCACATTTATCCATCACTAATTACTAAGGAAAGTAGTTCTAtaagaaaatttcaaaaaatatttgggTGTGTTGTACAAATTGCCACAAATGTAATGATAGTATTCAATAGAGTTAATTAAAAGTATGTAGTAGAAGGAAGAAAACATTCTAGAGAAGCATATGAAGGTAAAGAACTAACAGGGGTGCTAGTTGGCAACTTTTTTTTGTCCACCCAAACCAAGGTGTTTTTagtaatttttaataaataaatatctcaTTGTCTCCTTTTTCTTGTACTGTCATCTTCCCCAAATGTCTGGATCCGAAGAAACGTTGCCGCCATGGACTCGCCGGAGAAGCTATGAATTTGGTTCTTCCATTTTTCTTGCTTCTTCCTTTTTGCGCACAAAACAACAATTTAGAGTAGGCATACAAGAAGCTTAAACATTTAGAAGCAGATATTACAAGTTTTAGAGAGATACAACTAAATTTAAAGACCCAAAAAGCCTCGCGAAAGTCCATCTCCGTCAAGCATGCGCTTTGCGACGGCAAAGGATTGCCATACCCGTCAGAAAATTGGCCGGAAATCGGAGACATATGGGGATGGAGGACCGGCTGGAGAGTCACCATGAACGGGACCTTTCACGACCGCTACTTGTACCTGCCGCTTCGGCTCTGTTCGACGTCGAAGAACTCTAGAGGAGGGTCCAGCCGCAAGAGAAAATCTTTTCCCAACAAGCTCGTTGTTGAACGATACATCAAGTATAATTTTCCAGATGATGCTGATGTCAATGCGTTTTTCCCTTCATTCACATGGAAGATCCTGCTGTAAAATCAAACGACTCTTCTTCTTGATTATTCTTATCCAAACAAGAAATCAACTATTAGATTTTTTCCTctctttaattgatttttttagatatttaaatttaatttatctaCCTCAGGATTAACTATTCTAATAAaagttgcccaccctagtgggcaccagaACTaactatgagtttcaaagatgcCCCTTAGAATAATTCTTTTAACTTTACTATAGTTGTAGAGGTAATTAGTGGTAATAATATCATAAAGAGGTTCGAAATTAAAAATGGGTCCAACCCAAACAAGACTGCAAGAGATACTTACAGAAGCAAAGCAAATATTCATATGAACAATCCTAACAGGTTTGCTAGCTGAAATCCGAAATACACTAAAGGATAGAATAGAAAATAGGAATATAAGAATTAGTTGAACTTTGAAAAACAACCGCCGCCCAAACGAATTGAGGGCTTGCTAAGAGAGTtagcaaaaaaattcagggaTCCCTCCCTGAATACAACTTGCTCAGATTTCAATACTTTGGAAACCGCAAGTGGAAGTGGCGTATGTTGATGGAAAAAGACAACTTATGGTGCCAAGTTCTGGCAACTAAATATAAGgaattcttgttggtggagagatttgatgtcaGTTTGTCCTGTACTGGGCTAGGGGTTAGTTTGGGATGCCACATGCAAAAGAATTGGGGATGGTAGGAAGGTTTCGTTTTTGGTGATGATTGGTGGGAAGTTGAATTTTGAGTTCACTTTTCCCGAGATTATTTCATCTTTCTTCTCAGAAAATCTGACTTGGTTCGTAGGAATGTTATCCCAATTAGTGTTGTAGTCCATTATGGTTTGTGCGAGGTGGTGGAGTGTTTCGGGGGCGGGGGTAGAGAGGTTAGTGGAGTTGGCTCAATTTACATCTGGCTATGGCAAAAAGCAAGTAATGCTTCTATTTTTTAGTGGTCCACGAATCCAATTTTCATATGTGAATTTGGGTGTGGGTCGTTGCTTTAAACTGGATTTGGTTGGTAATAGTAGCTTTTATGGGCAAAAGCGGTGGTGGATTATCATGTACTCAAATTCTGGAACACCAAGAAGGGGCATGTTGTCATTCAAATGACACTTCTTTTGTATGATCATTCCTTTCCTATTTCTTTGTTTCATGTACTTCATGTTTTGGTTCTAGTCCCTTTTGActagtttctttctttcttcattgtatTCGGGTTAACatcatttgtgtttttttttaattcatttttgttgttttgaATACAATGGTTTGACTTATAaagaatgaaataaaaaaacccAAGGATACTCATATCCATTTCTATTAAGGTTACTCTACTTTATATAAGGATCTATTTAACCATATTTCTAATACTCACAGTGAATTTGCGAatgacataactgttggatctgttctcaTTCTCCAAAAGGTTTATCCTCTAAAACCTAAACATTAATCTTGCTTCCTTTGGTCAACTATGCGTCTATACATGGTTGGATTAAAATCTGCAATTTACTTGCAGGTTTCTCTATTTGCACCGAGACAATCTGTTTGTTATCTGAATATAACATTGTCCAACGTAGTCAAGGTATAAAAATCATCTGAACACGTCTACAATCAAGCTTTGTCATGTTTTGGGTTTTCAAACCACTTTTATGTTAACATACAGGTATTTCCAAAGGATTGCGGACCCCacgacttcatcgatatcacagAGGATTAATTTTGTTTGCGTGTTGCTTCTGGATAATTTCGTGTAACCTTTGAACTGCTTGCCATGGattatttatgttattttttctGCCTTTGATTATTTATGTTGTAGTTATTCAggtttttttcattataagattattttaaagaatcacaatataaaaatatgaaaatataaagaGTCATAATATAAAGagtcacatgtcataatataaaaatatacaaaatataaaaatatacaaTCAATCACTCTCCCCGACCCCAACCCCTACCGCCTCCCCTACGACCTCCTCTAGGTCCAGCTCTGCCACCACGAGCGccctctccacgggctctgcctccacgagctctgcctcgaGTTATGCCTCCCACAACAGCAAAGGCAACTCCCTAGGTACCAATGAAGGCACTCGATCTAAAAAGTTCGAGAGCCCTCTTAGTGAGGGATCAGGCCTGTGTGCCTAGTGCGAGAGCATCTGGAACCTCTAGTGACTGCTCCAACATCTCCACACCCCGACGCATAGCAGACtgcaaaaaataatatacatgTTTAGGTAGAGCTCGTGaacaaaatcacaattgaatgaaAATAGAATTCAAATGTACCACATCACTGAGCTCatccctcctatcatcagggatgatgaaccgatgggacacaaggctataccacctcatgtacCCCTCCACCGCCTCTCCCGGATGTGTAGCAGGGATCCCCTCAGGGCGCAGGTGCGGCTCAAAGTCAGCATAtgcagcatctgcggtctcagcgAGGGACCCAGTtgtctggatctcagagggtTGTCGAGGGATATCCTGTATGTAGCCAAATtggcgcagaaccctctctggtagatgtcgTCGAACAGACCGGCCGAATGGCgtccggatgtagccagaatacaGGGCCCTGGGATCCCGTGGTCGATTAGCCtgatggtcctcaaatggggtccataaAATGTCATCCATCGTAAGCTCATCGAGAATGACTCGCCTCTCCTGGAGTCCGACATGCCTTACCCGGGAGGTAACCCACCGGTACGCCCTAGGCTGGTCTTGAGAGTAGTCCGGATCCGCCCTCCAGATAATAACGCGGTCTAAAAGGTACTCATAAGCCCAACCTAGCAAGAGCGAGGTGAACCCTCCCATCTGGGTCGTCCTCCTGCGTGACACTCGACTAAGCTGGTCGTACAACATAGCCAACGCAATCGCGCCCTACGCGTACTCCGACACTCGCCCAAGGTCCTACAGCATCCCGATCTAGTACACCGTCGTGTGGTGTCCCCAGCTCTTGCTGGAAAAGAGTGTCGCGccaagctggttcaccagccaaatccgaGCAGCATCCTCGTACCGGTGacctacaatgaaatgaattgaaTTAACAGTTTATAATAATACGCTAAAAATGGATACaaattaatcaagtaataattaagacataccctCCATCGCAGACTGATACAGCGTATGCACGACCCCAAACCGAATAGTCTGGCTCCTATTCGTATCAAACTCCTGAAGATAAATAGCAGTGGATCCTCCCATAAGCTGGACGCAGGTCGCTGCAGCCTCATCCCTCTCCCCCCACCAAGCGTATAGAACCTCAaccccatggggagatggagaagagccgacacatCGTCCAAGGTGATaatcatctccccgaacggcatgtgaAAGCTACTAGTCCCCCCATGCCACCTCTCAACAAGGGCCAATGTGAGGCCTGAGTCTGTCTCCGGGTAGCCGCACCAGGGTGGGTGATGAAGACCTGTCTGCTGGACCAGCTCTCGAACCCGTCTATGACCGTCTGTATCGCCATCACTAGAGAGATTTCATACCTTCCCTCCAACGGTGGCCACCCTCAAGTGTCATCGGTCCTCGTACCGCGGGTCACTGCctaggagtgcatgccacgtcCATGGAGCCTTGTGATCTGCACAATGAGTGAGAAGCGACAGCTCAACCGCCCCCCCGAAAACGGCGGCAACCTTTGGATGAGGTCATCATCCCCACCCTGTATCGCCTCCTCCTCTGGCACGACACCAACATCAGGAATATCCTCTTCACTAGTCTCATGGTCGGATGTCTCCTCGCTAGAACGTTGAGGAATGGCGTGGGGACATAACTCGACCATGGGAGACGGCAGAGTAGGAACCGGATCGGAAGACTCGACCATGGCAGACGACACAGTAGCAACGAGAGCTGAAGAATCGACCATGGGAGACGACACAATAGCAACCGGAGTAGAAGACTCGACCATGCGAGACGGCAGAGTAGGAACTGGAGCAGAAGACTCGACCACATGAGTGTCTGCAGCATGCTCGCCATGCCTACTAGAAGCGTGTAAGCGCTTGTGTCGATCCTCTGCACCCCCTACATCCTCACTTATAGTCCGGGACCtatttctgttcttcattctcgcTATCTATTCAAAGTCAACAAATTTAATAGCCTTAACATCAATTATGAATGACTTATTAATCAATTATCTCAACATGAACTAATCAATATTTTATAGTCTACACACATTTATTAAATCTCTCAATTATTTCAGGAAAAAACTGTTCTATTCATTATGAGTCTTAATATGAATTAATCATGTATTGTAATTTACCTCAACTATctaatttatttcaattatcTAAGTTATTTCAATTATCTAAATTATCTCAATATTAAATAattcactaaataaattatCTATATTCcactaattaatttatattccACTAATTAATTAtgcatttcaaatattttctaaattaatGAAGATAAATGTTTTCTGCTTAAAAACCAAACAATCACTAAATACGGTTTATAAAGTTTCATTTTGAATACGGTTTATAAAGTTTCATTTTGAATATGAACAATTATATTTCATAATCATTATGTTGAATACGACAAATTATATTTCATATTCAATACGAACAATCCGTATTTTCAGGAAACCTCCATTAACGACCTAGGTCGAACCTTAACTCATGTCCATACACAATTCATACCATTTCAGCCAACATAACCTCTAATTAATCAtcaatcgactaccctagggttgAATAATCCTCCTAATTTAAACTTAACTGGTGAAAATCaaaacttaccttttgaatgGAATGAATGAGAGTTCTGGTTCAGCTAGGAGCTTTGAGGGAGcttttgatgatgatgagaaCAGAGCTTTGATGAATAAAAACCAGTGACCGAACGTTTTGGAGCGATTTCAAGTGGGAGTGATTTGAGGAGGGAAAACTGAGGGTTTGAAAAACGGGTCGCTCACTCCACTGCTTCCTGTTTATATGTTTTAATAGAGTACTGTATATTATTGTTCatattgaaaatgaaatataatataCCGTATTCTAGTAAGTGGGGACTTTacggtaatttccccactttaagtggggtgcaaagcccaAAGGGCGGGGCGGTAAACCCAATTCCCCATGATTAAGTATTGGAGGCATTGCACAAATGCATTATAGATATGCATGTATAttgttataaaaatataaatgttaGTGGGGGGCACCATACCTATCCAAAGAGTTTTTCATTGAGCTTGTTACTTGCATTTTTCCTTGAAGCTGCCACCCAAAACAAagcaaagattaaaaaaaaataataataataaagacaCTACTGGCAAACTTAAACACTGATACTACCTAACATGGTTTAAGAAATATAGTTAAACTagttaaaatgcattaaatttgtcttgaattaaaataaactttcaaaattaccctttgttataaGTGTTGGAGAGTGGGAAtgagagaaaataattaatgacaCACATTTTactagttagaattaataagggcattactggaaaaaaaaattaatatatcacaaactttcatttggttctaaTAAAAAttaccaagatttttcttctttttagttcttataaatagAACCGGAGGTAGTATTAATCAAAACACACTAAGAAACTTACTGTCCCACCACGCAGATGCATGAGACAAATCTACATACATTGCACCTCACAAAAGCTTATGCATCCATAGCCATGTTATTGGCATCAACAGTCGCTTCAAAGGCGTTTGCAGAAAGCGTTACAGTAGCACCGAAAATAAGCCCAGACAAATGAGAGTCGGCTATGCTCAAGAGTGCATTAGCGGCGACAGTGGAAGATTCATGAGTCGCATGCAAAACTTTTTTGGCCGACTCGCTAGCTTTGAGTTGTAAGGAATGGGCTTGTTTGGCATTAGCTTTGGCGTCTTCAAGCTTCGTAGGACCCAATTCAACAGCTCCGAATTCAGCCAGACGCGCAACATGAAACGTCGCTAAAGCGCGACGTAGCAATCTGCTGCCCTCTCAGCTCGTATAATGCTGAGGTCAGCTAAACATTGTGGTAGATCATTCTCAAAAGGAAGACCAGTGAAATCTGGAAGGTCAAGTGAACAAGCAGAGGTTAAGCAAGTGAACTCCTCCGCCACCGCTACTGCAGCAGCGACGAATGCAAATGTTTCGACGAGGTTTCCCTGAATAACTCGCTATCGAACCTGGTGATACTCAGGAAAATCCACATGGTTCTTGGAAACGATAACAGAAAGGTCCTAAAGATTTTGGAATATGGTTGCGGCAGCGACGAATGGGCACTCGGTGGCGGATGCAATCATGTCGGCGGTGATTGGGAGCCTTTCCCCTCGAATACGGATTTGGTGCCCTCAGATCCATAGCCTTTCCCCTCAGATACGGATCTGAAGCCCTCGGATCCATAGCCCTTCCCCTCGGAT
This is a stretch of genomic DNA from Lotus japonicus ecotype B-129 chromosome 1, LjGifu_v1.2. It encodes these proteins:
- the LOC130712331 gene encoding uncharacterized protein LOC130712331; protein product: MGGFTSLLLGWAYEYLLDRVIIWRADPDYSQDQPRAYRWVTSRVRHVGLQERRVILDELTMDDILWTPFEDHQANRPRDPRALYSGYIRTPFGRSVRRHLPERVLRQFGYIQDIPRQPSEIQTTGSLAETADAAYADFEPHLRPEGIPATHPGEAVEGYMRWYSLSAMRRGVEMLEQSLEVPDALALGTQA